The following are from one region of the Neurospora crassa OR74A linkage group III, whole genome shotgun sequence genome:
- a CDS encoding KH domain RNA-binding protein, variant 1 — protein sequence MSASQDPIPANGGSIEENLDHLKLDDNEPRLGPDGEPAPRTDEEYAQTTLTLRAIVSSKEAGVIIGKGGQNVANLRDETGVKAGVSKVVQGVHDRVLTITGGCDAVSKAYAVVARSLLEGAPSVGMGGVISANGTHPIKLLISHNQMGTVIGRQGLKIKHIQDVSGVRMVAQKEMLPQSTERVVEVQGTPEGIQRAVWEICKCLVDDWQRGTGTVLYNPVVRGGGQPLGGDRNYPQERSYGSSRVTRTGNGADFSSNSGGRPYNRRSDSDAASRGPPTHDENGEEIQTQNISIPADMVGCIIGRQGSKISEIRKASGARISIAKGPHDESGERMFTIMGSAKANETALYLLYENLEAEKTRRSQQALEPSE from the exons ATGTCTGCCAGCCAAGACCCCATTCCGGCCAACGGTGGCAGCATCGAGGAGAACCTCGATCACCTCAAGCTCGATGACAATGAGCCTCGCCTCGGTCCCGATGGCGAGCCTGCCCCCAGAACCGACGAAGAATACGCCCAGACCACCCTTACTCTGAGAGCTATCGTGTCTTCCAAGGAAGCTGGTGTGATCATCGGCAAGGGCGGCCAGAATGTTGCCAACCTCCGTGATGAAACTGGCGTCAAGGCTGGTGTTAGCAAGGTTGTCCAGGGTGTTCATGACCGCGTCCTGACCATTACCGGAGGCTGCGATGCTGTCTCCAAGGCGTACGCTGTTGTCGCTCGCTCCCTTCTCGAAGGCGCCCCGTCTGTTGGCATGGGTGGCGTCATCTCTGCCAACGGCACTCATC CCATCAAGTTGCTCATCTCCCACAACCAGATGGGCACAGTCATCGGCCGCCAAGGGCTCAAGATCAAGCACATCCAGGATGTCTCGGGCGTTCGCATGGTTGCGCAGAAGGAGATGCTACCGCAATCAACTGAACGCGTAGTTGAGGTGCAGGGTACTCCCGAGGGCATTCAGCGCGCTGTCTGGGAGATTTGCAAGTGCCTGGTCGATGACTGGCAGCGGGGCACCGGCACCGTTTTGTACAACCCTGTTGTCCGCGGCGGTGGCCAACCTCTCGGCGGCGATCGCAACTATCCCCAGGAAAGGTCGTACGGTAGCTCTCGTGTCACACGGACTGGCAATGGTGCCGATTTCAGCAGCAACAGTGGTGGACGCCCTTACAACCGTCGTTCTGATTCCGACGCCGCCTCTCGTGGCCCTCCTACCCATGATGAGAACGGAGAGGAAATCCAGACCCAGAACATCAGCATCCCCGCTGATATGGTTGGCTGCATCATTGGACGTCAAGGCAGCAAGATTAGCGAAATTCGCAAGGCCTCTGGTGCGCGCATCTCGATTGCCAAG GGCCCTCATGACGAATCTGGCGAGCGCATGTTCACCATTATGGGCTCCGCCAAGGCCAACGAGACAGCTCTGTACCTCCTCTACGAGAACctggaggcggagaagacgCGCCGCTCTCAGCAAGCTCTGGAGCCTTCCGAGTAG
- a CDS encoding solute carrier family 35 member B1 protein encodes MARAKQPTPVRRELSSEYISKADRKSPTEKEEAAAVSGASGSVKPSSSSSLAVPMKKEAGVATLLIDVAGIYISFLTWAYLQEKLTTTNYGASPISKGERFKFPVFLLTIQSLFAALGGKLFTVLSTPKGQPVPAMIPSRAILPPLLLVAFTNALAAPFGYAALGHIDYITYILAKSCKLLPVMFLHITLFRKRYPLYKYLVVAAVTAGVAVFTLHSGSKKHKASSHSGQTSWGLLLLGINLLFDGLTNSTQDYIFQTFQPYTGPQMMMANNLLSSIITGAYLVLSPWLVKTGLGEWFGMAQATGQEGELAGALAFLARHPEAWRDVLGFALCGCIGQVFIFHTLSTFSSVLLVTVTVTRKMFTMILSVVAFGHRLSEMQWLGVGLVFGGIGVEAGIARREKLAKEEAKRKVKAALGKAQ; translated from the exons ATGGCTCGCGCAAAGCAGCCAACCCCCGTACGGCGGGAGCTATCCTCCGAATATATCAGCAAAGCCGACCGAAAATCGCCAactgagaaggaggaagcagcagcagtctccggcgcaagtggaagtgtcaagccgtcatcatcatcatcccttgCGGTACcaatgaagaaggaagccggCGTCGCCACGCTCCTCATTGACGTTGCCGGCATTTACATCTCCTT CCTAACCTGGGCTTACCTCCAAGAAAAGCTCACCACAACCAACTACGGCGCCTCTCCGATCTCCAAAGGCGAGCGCTTCAAGTTCCCCGTCTTCCTGCTAACGATTCAATCTCTCTTCGCCGCCCTCGGCGGCAAGCTCTTCACCGTCCTTTCCACCCCCAAAGGCCAACCAGTCCCCGCCATGATCCCCTCGCGCGCAATCTTACCGCCCCTTCTCTTGGTCGCATTCACCAACGCGCTCGCCGCTCCGTTCGGGTACGCCGCCCTGGGACACATTGATTACATCACCTATATCCTGGCCAAGTCGTGCAAGCTGTTGCCCGTCATGTTTTTGCATATCACGCTTTTCAGGAAGCGGTATCCGTTGTACAAGTACTTGGTCGTGGCGGCGGTGACGGCGGGCGTGGCTGTTTTCACACTGCATTCGGGTTCCAAGAAGCACAAAGCTTCGAGTCATTCGGGACAGACGAGCTGGggattgctgttgctgggcATCAACCTGTTGTTTGATGGCTTGACCAACAGCACGCAGGATTACATTTTCCAGACGTTCCAGCCGTATACGGGCCcgcagatgatgatggcgaatAACCTGTTGTCGTCCATCATCACGGGCGCGTATCTGGTCTTGTCCCCGTGGCTGGTGAAGACGGGACTGGGCGAGTGGTTTGGCATGGCGCAGGCTACGGGCCAGGAGGGAGAGCTGGCGGGCGCATTGGCGTTTTTGGCGAGACATCCGGAGGCGTGGAGGGATGTACTGGGATTTGCTCTTTGTGGGTGTATTGGCCAGGTCTTTATTT TCCACACCCTctcaaccttctcctccgTACTCCTcgtcaccgtcaccgtcaccCGCAAGATGTTCACCATGATTCTCTCCGTCGTGGCTTTCGGCCATCGCTTGTCTGAAATGCAATGGCTCGGCGTCGGTCTCGTGTTCGGTGGCATCGGTGTCGAGGCGGGCATTGCGAGACGCGAGAAGCTCGCCAAGGAAGAGGCCAAGAGGAAGGTGAAGGCGGCTTTGGGGAAGGCGCAATGA
- a CDS encoding F-box/LRR repeat containing protein 2 has protein sequence MDSQPSRPSTPISASNGMPENGEVMRARSKGREKLLRGLQRISSSPALAPFQRQRSSSSPYHGHSNLSCVSLATPNAPSPFGQTSISSSYFSHGASTASSSVPSTAPTTPGFESPACNVSDPMLAVRKVGHPIHATTSIALPHHKKKLTTFNLWANMPHEIRIHVLSFLTPKELVRTSRVSKDLYNMCYDGQLWTRCDASEFYQQIPAEALAQIIVSAGSFIKDLNLRGCVQLEHHRRAEMVVKASRNLVNATLEGCRNLQRQTLHDLIKRNNRLVNLNLTGLPAVCNTTLRLIAESCPQLEMLNVSWCKHMDAKAIQTVLEGCPKLKDLRVGEVKGFKDLEVAKSIFTTNNLERLVLAGCEDLSDAALQVMMHGVDPEIDVLTNTPMVPPRKLRHLDLSRCNRLTSQGIQALGHLVPDLEGLILSGITTLTDSALEPILASAPRLTHLELEDLGELTNSLLSEHLAKAPCASKLEHLSIGYCGNLGDTGMLPVFRACTSLRSVIMDNTRISDLVLAEAASMVRQRAMDARRRAISVSPQQVSGLPNVTLHLTVYDCGNVTWTGIREVLSRNTEPMKISVPTTDTPSITLTEEPSSSDLTTSMFDTDNKSGTATTTPINPSPTTSTTVGTTTYSCPPTETIALKCYYGWQQTVDEHTKRVLRGSFPSARRLEAKWAQYMQAEEEERAGGDGAGRRRRRRRAREAAMVHANEEGLGHLGEDGEDVWGAGGGDEGMGVAGGRRRARTAVCVVM, from the coding sequence ATGGATTCACAACCAAGCAGGCCGTCAACGCCCATATCGGCCAGCAATGGCATGCCTGAAAATGGAGAAGTGATGAGGGCAAGGAGCAAAGGACGCGAGAAACTGCTCCGAGGTCTCCAGCGtatctcatcatcaccggccTTGGCTCCTTTTCAACGCCAAAGGTCATCGAGCAGTCCCTACCACGGCCATAGCAATCTGTCATGCGTTAGTCTGGCTACGCCCAATGCGCCATCTCCCTTTGGTCAGACCAGCATCAGCTCTTCATACTTCTCTCACGGAGCGTCCACGGCTTCTTCCAGCGTTCCTTCTACGGCTCCGACCACCCCGGGCTTCGAGTCGCCCGCTTGCAATGTTTCGGATCCCATGCTGGCGGTCCGCAAAGTTGGCCATCCCATTCATGCGACGACTTCGATCGCCTTACCTCATCACAAGAAAAAGTTGACCACATTCAACCTTTGGGCCAACATGCCGCATGAAATCAGAATCCATGTTCTCTCGTTTCTCACCCCCAAGGAGCTGGTTCGCACATCGCGTGTCAGCAAGGACTTGTACAATATGTGCTATGACGGGCAACTTTGGACCAGATGTGACGCTTCGGAGTTCTATCAACAGATACCAGCCGAGGCACTAGCCCAAATCATTGTTTCAGCGGGCTCATTCATTAAGGATCTCAACCTTCGAGGATGTGTGCAGTTGGAGCACCACAGACGCGCAgagatggtggtgaaagCTTCTCGCAATCTGGTCAATGCTACCCTAGAAGGTTGCCGAAACCTACAGCGGCAGACACTGCACGATTTGATCAAGAGGAACAACAGACTTGTCAACCTCAATCTTACAGGCTTGCCAGCCGTCTGCAACACAACCTTGAGACTTATTGCCGAGTCCTGCCCGCAGTTGGAGATGCTGAACGTCTCATGGTGCAAACACATGGATGCCAAGGCCATCCAAACCGTGTTGGAAGGATGCCCGAAGCTCAAAGACCTACGAGTCGGTGAGGTCAAGGGATTTAAGGACCTGGAAGTCGCAAAATCCATCTTtaccaccaacaacctcgaACGCCTCGTTCTAGCAGGGTGCGAAGATCTGAGTGACGCCGCACTACAAGTCATGATGCACGGGGTGGATCCCGAAATCGACGTTCTCACAAACACGCCTATGGTGCCACCTCGAAAACTTCGTCACCTCGATCTTTCCCGATGCAATCGTCTCACCAGCCAAGGCATTCAAGCCCTAGGCCACCTGGTTCCAGACCTCGAAGGTCTAATCCTCTCCGGTATCACGACCCTGACCGACTCGGCATTGGAACCGATCCTGGCGTCTGCTCCCCGTCTTACGCACCTTGAACTCGAAGATCTCGGGGAGTTGACCAACTCTCTCTTGTCCGAACACCTCGCCAAAGCTCCCTGCGCGAGCAAGCTCGAACACCTCAGCATTGGCTATTGCGGCAACCTAGGCGACACGGGCATGCTGCCCGTCTTCCGCGCCTGCACATCTCTCCGCAGCGTCATTATGGATAACACGCGCATCAGCGATTTGGTCCTGGCCGAAGCAGCTTCTATGGTCCGTCAGCGCGCGATGGACGCCAGGCGTCGGGCCATCTCTGTCAGCCCTCAGCAGGTCTCAGGCTTGCCAAATGTCACTCTACACTTGACCGTCTACGACTGCGGCAACGTCACCTGGACCGGAATCCGCGAAGTCCTCAGCCGAAACACCGAGCCCATGAAAATTTCGGTTCCTACCACTGATACTCCCTCCATCACCCTTACTGAGgaaccatcatcatccgacCTCACAACCTCCATGTTCGATACCGACAACAAATCCggcaccgccaccaccacccccatcaACCCCTCTCCCACCACAAGCACAACCGTCGGTACCACCACCTATTCCTGCCCGCCCACGGAAACAATTGCCCTAAAATGCTACTACGGCTGGCAACAAACCGTAGACGAGCATACCAAGCGCGTGCTTCGCGGGTCCTTTCCCTCGGCTCGCCGGCTTGAGGCCAAGTGGGCGCAGTATATGCaagccgaggaagaagagcgggcgggcggggaCGGTgctggaaggaggagacgcaggaggagagcgagggAGGCCGCGATGGTGCATGCTAATGAGGAGGGTTTGGGCCATCTAGGTGAGGATGGTGAGGATGTTTGGGGGGCTGGAGGTGGTGACGAAGGGATGGGAGTGgcaggagggaggaggagggctaGGACTGCTGTTTGTGTTGTTATGTGA